A stretch of Physeter macrocephalus isolate SW-GA chromosome 8, ASM283717v5, whole genome shotgun sequence DNA encodes these proteins:
- the ANXA2R gene encoding annexin-2 receptor has translation MEPNFPRCVREAWDSAEESQEPEMLQILSLADPEEWQLPFYPTLGQLSGDDEDFSGAQLSTACGRLHPHCPKHGPRAQSTCRLGAGPPAPDTTPATRPEPQSPSGGGAAAHPQSFPGRVLRHRGPNIWNPRPLTAGTLPEHRPPPGLETHHRTSQGWWLRTYTPWPGRPWAASPAAFAPRSPHLR, from the coding sequence ATGGAGCCCAACTTTCCGCGCTGCGTGCGCGAGGCCTGGGATTCCGCAGAGGAGTCCCAGGAACCAGAGATGTTGCAAATCTTGAGCTTAGCGGACCCTGAGGAATGGCAGCTCCCTTTCTATCCTACGCTGGGCCAACTCTCTGGGGACGACGAGGACTTCAGTGGGGCACAACTTTCTACCGCCTGCGGGCGTCTGCACCCACACTGCCCGAAACACGGACCCCGAGCGCAGAGCACCTGCAGGCTGGGCGCTGGGCCGCCCGCCCCGGACACGACGCCCGCGACCCGCCCGGAGCCACAATCGCCCTCAGGAGGTGGGGCCGCCGCCCACCCGCAAAGCTTCCCTGGGCGGGTCTTGCGGCATCGGGGACCCAACATCTGGAACCCGAGACCTCTGACCGCGGGGACCCTTCCGGAGCACCGCCCTCCTCCTGGCCTGGAGACACACCACCGGACGTCCCAAGGCTGGTGGCTGCGGACCTACACACCGTGGCCAGGAAGACCCTGGGCCGCCTCTCCCGCCGCCTTTGCACCCAGGAGCCCTCATCTCCGCTGA